From the genome of Gemmatimonadota bacterium, one region includes:
- a CDS encoding superoxide dismutase family protein: MFRVARSTRDRLALRLTSRVLATLALGACAHGRGAVAPPALAVATLRSSTGTTIGTATLRQVDGAIQVDLDVRGIADGAHGVHFHTVGRCDAPDFATAGGHLNPKGTKHGAKNPAGPHAGDLPNLIISGGRSSGWTAKTLRIAADASPGGLFDADGTAIVVHAMPDDEMTDPSGSSGARIACGVIEKR; the protein is encoded by the coding sequence ATGTTCCGCGTCGCTCGCTCGACACGCGACCGTCTCGCGCTCCGCCTGACGAGTCGCGTGCTCGCCACCCTTGCGCTGGGCGCCTGCGCGCACGGCCGGGGCGCAGTGGCCCCGCCGGCGCTGGCCGTCGCGACGCTGCGAAGCAGCACCGGCACCACCATCGGAACCGCCACGTTGCGTCAGGTCGACGGCGCCATCCAGGTCGACCTCGATGTGCGCGGCATCGCCGACGGAGCGCACGGCGTGCACTTCCACACCGTCGGGCGCTGCGACGCCCCCGACTTCGCCACGGCGGGCGGCCACCTCAATCCCAAGGGGACCAAGCACGGCGCGAAGAACCCGGCGGGGCCGCACGCCGGCGACCTCCCCAACCTGATCATCTCCGGCGGACGGAGCAGCGGATGGACCGCGAAGACGCTCCGCATCGCGGCCGACGCCTCACCGGGCGGGCTCTTCGACGCCGACGGGACGGCCATCGTGGTGCATGCGATGCCGGACGACGAGATGACCGACCCGAGCGGTAGCAGCGGCGCGCGGATCGCCTGCGGGGTCATCGAGAAGCGCTAG
- the cysK gene encoding cysteine synthase A, which translates to MTSHASRTTDGRGRLFDSVVDTIGNTPCIRLNRIAPSHVRMYVKAEFFNPAASVKDRLAISIIEEAERRGDLKSGQTVVEATSGNTGIGLAMVCAAKGYPLVVTMADSFSIERRNLMRFLGAKVVLTPRAAKGLGMYQKAKELADANGWFLARQFETADNALIHENTTGREIIADFGGDRLDYFVSGYGTGGTVTGIARVLRKERPETKIILSEPSIAPLVASGIAQVRGADHSPAASHSAFTPHPIQGWTPDFIPYVLQESIDQHFYDELIPVAGPDAIAWSRKLAAQEGIFTGISGGGSLAVAIQVAERAAEGSVICCMLPDTGERYLSTPLFEGVATDMTDDEVALSRSTPGFQMDPPPA; encoded by the coding sequence ATGACGTCGCACGCCTCGCGCACCACCGATGGCCGCGGTCGACTGTTCGACAGCGTCGTCGACACGATCGGCAACACCCCGTGCATTCGCCTCAACCGCATCGCCCCGTCGCACGTGCGGATGTATGTGAAAGCGGAGTTCTTCAATCCAGCCGCGTCGGTCAAGGATCGCCTCGCCATCAGCATCATCGAGGAAGCGGAGCGCCGGGGCGACCTCAAGTCGGGACAGACGGTGGTGGAGGCGACGAGCGGGAACACCGGCATCGGTCTGGCGATGGTCTGCGCCGCAAAGGGGTATCCGCTGGTCGTGACGATGGCGGACTCGTTCTCCATCGAGCGGCGCAACCTCATGCGATTCCTCGGCGCCAAGGTCGTCCTCACGCCGCGCGCCGCGAAGGGGCTCGGGATGTACCAGAAGGCGAAGGAGCTCGCGGACGCCAACGGGTGGTTCCTCGCGCGTCAGTTCGAGACCGCCGACAACGCGTTGATCCATGAGAATACGACCGGACGCGAAATCATCGCCGATTTCGGGGGCGATCGACTCGACTACTTCGTGAGTGGATACGGAACTGGGGGAACGGTCACCGGCATCGCGCGTGTCCTGCGCAAGGAACGGCCGGAGACGAAGATCATCCTGAGCGAACCCTCCATCGCACCGCTCGTGGCCTCAGGCATCGCGCAGGTGCGCGGCGCCGACCACTCACCGGCGGCAAGCCATTCGGCCTTCACCCCGCATCCCATCCAGGGGTGGACGCCGGACTTCATTCCGTATGTGCTGCAGGAGTCGATCGACCAGCATTTCTACGACGAGCTGATCCCCGTCGCCGGCCCCGACGCCATCGCCTGGTCGCGCAAGCTGGCGGCGCAGGAGGGGATCTTCACCGGGATCTCGGGCGGCGGGTCGCTCGCCGTCGCCATCCAGGTGGCCGAGCGCGCGGCCGAAGGATCGGTGATCTGCTGCATGCTCCCCGACACGGGTGAGCGCTATCTCTCGACGCCGCTGTTCGAGGGGGTCGCCACCGACATGACCGACGACGAAGTCGCCCTGTCGCGCTCGACCCCCGGCTTCCAGATGGACCCGCCGCCCGCCTAA
- the uppS gene encoding di-trans,poly-cis-decaprenylcistransferase, whose translation MIMDGNGRWAQQRGKRRTMGHIEGAKTVRRIVEHARRSGVGYLTLYAFSSDNWNRPQDEVHALMKLFRRNLASETPRLLDNDIRLSVIGRRDRLSPELRRAIEASERETADCDGMVLRLAVDYSSRDTLVRAATMVPQGAALSREDFSRAISMVNHCPGDVPDVDLMVRTGGEQRLSDFLLWECAYAEMVFSRRMWPDFSNADFDEAVNDFRARDRRFGGLSKAI comes from the coding sequence ATGATCATGGATGGCAACGGGCGCTGGGCGCAGCAGCGCGGCAAGCGCCGCACGATGGGGCACATCGAAGGGGCCAAGACGGTGCGGCGCATCGTCGAGCATGCCCGGCGCTCCGGCGTGGGTTACCTCACGCTCTATGCCTTTTCCTCGGACAACTGGAATCGTCCGCAGGACGAAGTGCACGCGCTCATGAAGCTCTTCCGGCGCAACCTGGCCTCGGAAACACCGCGCCTGCTGGATAACGACATTCGCCTGAGCGTCATCGGGCGCCGCGATCGCCTCTCCCCCGAGCTGCGGCGGGCCATCGAGGCCTCCGAGCGCGAGACGGCGGATTGCGATGGCATGGTGTTGCGGCTGGCGGTGGACTACTCGTCGCGCGACACGCTCGTGCGCGCGGCCACGATGGTCCCGCAGGGGGCGGCGCTGTCACGCGAGGATTTCAGCCGCGCGATCTCGATGGTGAACCACTGCCCGGGCGACGTCCCCGATGTCGACCTCATGGTGCGCACGGGGGGCGAGCAGCGCCTGAGCGACTTCCTGCTGTGGGAATGCGCCTACGCCGAGATGGTCTTCTCGCGCCGCATGTGGCCCGACTTCTCCAACGCCGACTTCGATGAGGCGGTGAACGACTTCCGCGCCCGCGACCGCCGGTTTGGGGGGCTGTCGAAGGCGATCTAG
- a CDS encoding transcriptional regulator has product MDGHATDATPAALDRLIHERIRLGIVSALAVNDSLSFNALKSLMGTTDGNLSVHARKLEEAGYILCTKSFEGRLPKTDYALSPLGRQALERYLGHMEAIIKATRER; this is encoded by the coding sequence GTGGACGGTCACGCGACTGATGCGACCCCGGCCGCCCTCGATCGTCTGATCCACGAGCGCATTCGTCTCGGCATCGTTTCTGCACTCGCCGTGAACGATTCGCTGAGCTTCAACGCGCTCAAGTCGCTGATGGGGACCACCGACGGGAACCTCAGCGTCCATGCCCGCAAGCTCGAGGAAGCCGGCTACATCCTCTGTACCAAGTCGTTTGAAGGACGCCTACCCAAGACCGACTATGCGCTGTCCCCGCTCGGGCGGCAGGCGCTGGAACGGTATCTCGGGCACATGGAAGCGATTATCAAAGCCACTCGCGAGCGGTGA